The Malus sylvestris chromosome 8, drMalSylv7.2, whole genome shotgun sequence genomic interval TCAATGTATAATCTCTATAAAAAGGTTGTAGTTTTGTAAAAGTTCATGCCTAAAGGTGTGCAGTTTACATAAGTTACTGTATTTTTTTGTTCAAGATTATACAAGAATTGATATTCACATACTTAATGTATTATATGGACAGTTTCTTGCCCAAAGGTGTGACTGGTTCCATAGATTAAGTGTGATAAGATCGTTAAGTTATTGATTTTTGTCACAAGTGCAAGTGAATTAATCAGTTCGTAATGAATACACATTATGCAGATTTCAATATGTTGAATCTTATCAACATTGAGAAACTGAATGGCAACAATTTTAAGACTTGGAAGCAGCAAATTGAAATGCACCtgggaatgttggaatttgACATTGCTTTCAAGCTACCTCAACCAAGTGCACATGCTGATAATAGCACAACAGTTCAAAGGGACCTGTTTGCCAAGTGGGAGAGGGCAAATCAAATGTCACTCTTGATTATGCAGAATGCAATGGAAGAACATGTGAGAGGAGGCATTCCTGCATGTGACTTGGCCAAGGCTTATATGGATAAGGTAGAAGAAAAATTTAAGAGATCTGATAAGGTAGAAACTGGTTCATACCTCTCAGCATTTATCAATGCCAAGCATGATGACGTTGGTAGTATTCGGGAGCATCTTTTCAAACTGGTGAACATTTCCAACAAGCTAAATGCACTGGACATTGGCATCACTGACCAATTTCTGGTGCACATGGCACTGCACTCGCTTTCAAGTGACTATGAGCAAATCAAAGTCAATTATAACACTCAAAAAAAGACCTGGAGCATTAATGAACTCATTGCAATATGTTGTCAAGAGGAGGAGAGGATGAAGAGAACTAAGATTGAGACTATTAATGTTGTTCAAGTTGAGAAAGGCCAGGGAAAAGCAATCATTCCTTACAAGAACAACAACTACAAGGGATCAAAGCCACATAATGCAGGTTCTCACTTTCCCTCAAAGAAAAATGCAAAACACTCAATTGTATTTGCTAAAAATAATGTTGCTTCCACGAGCATTGGTCTCAGACCAAATGCAATCCATCTTAAGAAATGTTATTATTGTCAATCCACTGAACACTTGAGGAAAAATTGTCCAGGTTTTAAAGGTTGGCTCATTAAAAAAGGTATGAAAACCATTGATGTTTTTGTCACAGTTGAATCGAATATGATTTTTATACCTCAAAATTCTTGGTGGTTTGACACTGGCTGTTCTACACATATAACAAACTCTTTGCAGGGATTTCAAAGCCTGAATGAGACAAATAAGGAAATCTACAATGTCTATGTTGGAAATGGAAATAAAGTGACTGTTGAATCAGTTGGTAAAGTAAAGTTGAGATTGTCTTCTGGCTATGTATTAGTTttaaacaatgttctttatgtACCTTATATGAGAAGGAATCTGTTTTCTGTAACACATTTTGTAAGAGATGGTTTTTCGTATGTTGGTAATGAAactcaaattagtttttatttaaataaccaGTTTGACAATCTCCTTGGATATGCATTTCTTAATGATGATCTTTGGCAAATTGAGTGTACTTACTTTCAGGATTGTCTTAATGTTGATCATTCTGCATTTAAAAGGCTGCTCACTAATGAAACATCTTCTATGCTTTGGCATCGAAGACTTGGGCACATATCAAAACAGTGAATGATGAGACTAGTGAATAATGGTGCATTGCCAGAGATTAATCCAAATGAACTTGGGACTTGCATAGACTGTTTTAAAGGGAAGACAACTAATTTAACAAACAAATCGAAAGCTACAAGAAGCAATGATCTCTTGGAGATAATACACACAGATGTGTGTGGACCATTTCCAACAAAGACTATATGTGGCAATTCCTATTTTGTACTCTTCATAGATGATTTTTCAAGATATACTTACCTGTTTTTTATTTCAGAAAAGTCACAAGTACttaattgttttaaaattttcaaacttgagGTTGAAAAACaactaaacaaacaaattaagatTGTGAGATCCGATCATGGGGGAGAATATTTTGGTAGATACACTAAAGTAGGACAACAAAAGGGTCATTTCGCATTGTTTTGGCAGCAAGAAGTGATTGTTGGTCAGTACACTACTCTTGGGACTCCTTCCCAAAATGGAGTGGCTGAAAGACGGAATAGAACCTTGAAAGAGATGGTCAGGAGCATGTTATCTCATTCACAGCTACCAGAATTCCTTTGGGGTGAAGCTATCAAAACTGCAAACTACATACTTAATCGAGTCCCGACCAAGGCAGTCAAGTCTACTCATTTCGAAATTTGGACAGGTAGGAGACCAAGTTTTAACCATTTTCACAGTTGGGGTTGCAGATGTGAGGCGAGATTATATAATCCTAATGAAAAGAAACTGGATTTAAAGATTACCAGTTGTTTTTTTGTGGATATGCTGAGAAATCGAAAGGTTACAGGTTTTATTGTCCAGGTTCTTATACTAGATTGGTTGAAAGCAACAATGCTAAGTTCATTGAAGATTTTGGAGCACCACATTCCCATTCCAGAAATTCATATGTGTTTGAAGAAGGAGATGAGGAAACTTCAATTCCCTTACCTACAATTAATCATATTACCTTGCCAATTTCATTTggtgtagtttcaaatttattttctttgccaCTTACTTCCAATACTGAAGATCAAATGATTTTGAATCAACTAGAAGGGAATTTGCATGCTGCAGAAGTCCTAAATGAGTTAAATAATGTTGCAGAAGTTGAAAATGCACAGAATGTAAATGAGGTGATACCAATTGTAAGGAAATCCACAAGAGTAAGAAAACCGACATTGTCAAATGACTATGTTGCTTATTTGCAAGAAGTGGAGTTTGATGTTGGAGATGATGATGATCCTGTCACATATAAGGAAGCAATGGAAAGTAAAAATGCTTCACTTTGGGATGCTGCAATGAAAGATGAACTGGATTCAATGGCAAATAATGAAGTCTGGTGTCTAGTTGAAGGGTCCAGTGATATTAAACCCATTGGCTGCAAGTGGGTGTTCAAAACAAAACGAGATGCACAAAGACATGTTGAAAGATTCAAAGCGAGACTTGTTGCTAAAGGTTTCACACAAAGAGAAGATGTTGACTACACTGAAACTTTTTCACCAGTGTCTACAAAAGATTCTTTTAGAATTATTATGGCATTACCAAGTCATTATGATTTGGAattgcatcaaatggatgtcaagACTGATTTTCTCAATGGCAGCTTATTGGAAGACATTTATATGAAGCAACCACCAGGATTTATTGAAAGGGGGAAGGAAAGTATGGTCTGCAAGCTTACCAAGTCTATTTATGGCCTTAAACAAGCTTATAGGCAATGGTATAAGAAGTTTGATCAGGTTGTCAATTCATTTGGTTTCTCAGAAAATAAGATTGACAATTGCATTTATATGAAACAAGCCAAATCAGACTTTATTTTCATGGTtctctatgttgatgacatacttCTTGCTAGCTCCAGTGTACAGTtgttaaaagaaacaaaacaaatgctGTCTCAAAGCTTTGATATGAAAGATTTAGGTGTGGCTCATTATGTTTTGGGAATTGAAATCACAAGAGACAGATTGCAGAAGTCTTTGTGTTTGTCTCATAAGAATTATATTGATCGAGTGCTTAAGAGATTTAACATGGAGAATTGTAATGGTGGTGATGTTCCTATAGCTAAAGGTGACAAGCTTTCACTTGCTCAGTGTCCAGTTACAATCCATGACATTGAACAGATGAAAGAGAAACCATATGCCTCATTGGTGGGGAGTGTTATGTATGCTCAAGTATGTACCAGACTAGACTTGGCATTTGCACTCAGTGTATTGggaaggtttcaatcaaatcctGGCATTGCTCATTGGAATGCATGAAAGAAAGTACTCAGATACTTAAAAAGAACCCGAGATCATGTGCTGGTATTTCATCAAGTTAAAGTTTTAGAAGTTGTTGGTTATAGTGATGCAGACTTGGGAGGTTGTGTAGATGACAGAATGTCAACAAGTGGCTATGTGTTCACATTGGCTGGAGGTGCTATTTCATGGAGGAGTAAGAAACAAACCACCAGAGCTGTGTCAACAATGGAATCTGAATATATACGGTGTTTTGAAGCTATGAGGCAAGCTGGATGGCTAAAGAATTTGATTCATTATATGGGAGTTTTGCACAGTATAGAGAAACCGATTAAGATATACTGTGATAACACTTATGCAATGTTCTTTGCCAAGAACAATAAGCGATCAGAGGCTTCAAGACTTATAGATATCAAATACTTGAAGCTTCAAGACAAAATCAGAGAAGGAGTTGTGGATATAGAACATCTTGGCACATTCCATATGGTTGCAGATCCTTTAACAAAGGCATTACATGTCACTGCCTTTCGCGGACACCTACCTAATATGGGATTGCAATCATCCATGGAAAATATTTGAACGTGGGAGTAAGGTAATTTTCTCACAATTATGACTACGTTTTATGATTTCTTGTACTAAAGTTGTGCTTATTAAGACTATGAACTGAATTGCATGACGATGTGATCAGTTCGTAAAAGCTCATTCGAACAAGAACTATAATGTTTGTCAATCTTGCAAGGATTGAAATAAAGAAGACATCTGCAGTGTCTTGAGTACCAAGAAATGTGGGAGTTATTATGGTATACAAATAGACTCTCATTAAAATTTCCTCATGTTCCAAACTTTCATTTGTACGATCAATTTGTGGTTATGGTACACTGATACTTTATATTTGTATTAAGTTGTCTATGACTCAGTTGATAAACATATGTAGTTATTTGGAAAGATTTATTGCACTTATCATGACTAAGTGATTGCTCTTTAGCTGTTGAGCATAATATGGATCACAGTTTTGAATACACTcatgtgggagaatgtaagatttTATAGGGTGAGTGTAATCAAACCTtagtgtatttatatatatgccgACATCAAGATAAGAGATTATATGGCCATATAGATAAATGGAGGGAAAAACATTAAGTTATAATGTTTGAATTAGAGTTGGTTAACAACTCTAAGTAACTGGCAATAACCGAAACCCTAATGGGGGGTAGCAgttattgttttttttcatgtaaataaaagagaggttcttgGTCTCTTTTCTCGGTGTGATTCCAAAAAGAAAACCAGTCCCATTGAAGGTTGTATTGTATCAAACACCAGAGAAGAGAAGGCTAAACCTAATATCCATGCATGATGTCTTCGACAGCAAGTATGTTTTCTTTATTCGATTTAAGGTTTACTGGGGTTGTATATTACTTTATGTTGGTTGTAGTTCAATGGCTTAACTGATTATGTCTTGGCTGTGAAGTATAAGAAAGTTAACACACAGAGCAACAATGTATCAAAACCACCGCCAGATTCGATTCTTACTTAGCTGATAAGTCTGTGATGTGATTAGTTAGTTGTATTATGCTGAGTTggcacatattttttttttaggaaaactaatgaaaagagcttgaaaactttgagttttaatgataaagacaaaataaagggtaaagtgaatagtaccaggattgactttttagtgtaaaaatgtggtttttcgttaaagtgaacagtacaaagtgctttttgttaaaattcccttttcttttttttttctctctctctctctacagttctctccttctctctaaGAGCTTTCCTTGGATTCCAAGTTTCAACAAACTTGGCGCTATTGTGCGGAAAACGCCATTGTTCGCGACTCTCTCTATTTAAACGAACCCCGTCTTCCCATTTGCCCCCAACAATACCCGCCACATCGCCGCCGCTTTCTCTCGCAAGCTCTCAGAATGGCCCAGCAAGACGCACAGAAAGGAAGCCACGAAGTCAGAGAGCCGACTCCCACGATCGCCAGGCTTCACGAAAACAGCGACGTTTCTGGAAACGCCGCCCCGTTTTTCCGGGTGAAGAAGCTCTCCGAAAAGGCGGTTTTGCCCGCGAGAGGCTCGCCTCTCTCTGCAGGGTATGATCTCTCGAGGTAAACCCCGAAAACCCCTTATTCGCACGCTCCATTTTTAGTCAGAAAAATCATCGGAATCTGATGTGGGTTTTCTTggatttgttttgattttttttttcagaaaaatcatCGGAATCTGATGTGGGTTTTTCTggatttgttttgattttttttttttcagaaaaatcatCGGAATCTGATGTGGGGTTTTAtggatttgtttttatttttgtgtagcGCGACGGAGACGAAAGTTCCGGCCAGAGGAAAAGCCCTGGTCCCGACCGATCTGAGCATTGAGGTCCCTGAAGGAACCTATGCACGAATTGGTAAAAACCCTAATCCCCAACCTGTTCAATTTCGATAAATTTTGGTTCTTTGTATACTGAACTGATGTGCGTTTTCTGTATTTTCTGTTGGTGTGCAGAGCCACGATCGGGGCTGGCATGGAACCACTCGATCGATGTCGGAGCTGGTGTCATCGATGCTGATTACAGGGGTCCGGTTGGGGTTGTGCTCTTCAACTCTTCTGATGTCGATTTTGAGATCAAGGAGGGTGATAGGATTGCTCAGCTGATCATTGGGAAGTGCATCACCCCTAATGTTGTGGAGGTTGAGGATTTGGATTCCACTGCTGGAGGTGCCGGAGGGTTCGGGCCTACCGGTGTTTAGACCGCCCTACCGGTGTTTAGGCTTCGCTGTGTTTTGGGATTTGGGGACTTGGGGAACAATGTAGTTGGCTAGTTTTGTCCCAGTCGTAGGTGACCGGTCTACTCTCTTGTTAATATGTTATGCAAATATATTCAGTGAATGAATAActggttttattttgtatatacaaatacaatgatTCAATAAGCGATTCAGTGATTGCAAAACCGAAAAAAgatatattatatgcatgtatatgCTTGGACAGCGTTTCTTCGAACCCAGAAGCATATCAATTCGACTACAATTATGCTCAATGTAAGGTTGATATCAGAAAATTGCAACCAAAACTGGAACCAAGTAGCTTAACGGTGGGATAACGGTAGTTGATATACATGAGGTTAAAATCTTATTTGTTCAACCGACTTTAAAGTACAACTTTTCCGGCAGAAGGCAACTATATCTGTGGCAGAAGCGTCGGAAGGTCAGCAGGGATGTCTTTAGTTGCCTGTCATACAAGAGAGTAATTTAGCGTCATGATACTTCCGTTCCAAACCGGATCTCAAACTATCCAACAGGAAACAATCTCCCGAGACAACCTACGGCTGATCTATTATTCCAAATGAAAACTCGATTTGCGTACCTCCAAGTATTTTGTTAACAATGTTGTGGTACTGTAATTGAAGCCCTCAAAAGGTTGCCCTTTTGTACGAGATGCATTGAGTTGCTTTCTAACTTGACTGGCCAATGACTGCGCTCACAAACACGAAATGAATATCTTAAAAATATGAAGGGGCGAATAGGAAACTTATCTTAAATGGGAAAGCGAGTTGATGAAAGTTAATGCAGTTCTCTACCTTTCCCAATTCTACTCCCCACTGGTCAAAAGAATTGATTCCCCATACAAAACCTTCAACTGCGATTCTGTGTTCGTAGACTGCCAACAACTGGATGCAGGCAAATCGATATTAGAATGCAAAAGCAGTACACCGACTTTATAAAATTCCGACAAAAACAAGGTTATACTTCCTATAGCACACGACCAGGAGTACTTCCAGTAGAAAACAAGCACGGAGACTAAACATGCAGGCCTTGAATGTTATGTCTTAGAATTGACAAGTTAGCAAATGTGTAGTGAATGCCGACACATCAAGCAATTAACTATCCgtaaaaattgattttgacaACATATGCTAACACACAAGCAGTCAAACCATAGGATGACCCGATCACATTACAGAAGGTAGAAAATGGAACAAATCACAAACCTGTCCAATATTGTAAGCATTTAGTGATGGAAGCAGAAGGCTGAGAGAAGGCCGATTTCCAGAGAAAGTCTGTGAGAGATATCTCATAAATTAGTACTACAGATTTACCTATAAGCCAATGACTAAAGCCGAAAGGAACGCACCTTATGAGTGATAAGATGCTCTGGAACATTCTCTTTCTTCAGCTGTTCTGGGTGCTACAAGAAACTTGATTTTGGTTAGAAACATCATAGACCATGTTTTTGTGCTCTCCTATTATTAATCAGCATAAGGCATACCTTTCCATAGGCCAGGGCATCGGGTTGTGCAAAAAAGTTAGACATGAGCTCATCGTGGTTACTCACCACTTCACCTGTAGCAATCCGCTGACTAAACATCAGAATACAAACTTTGAACAATCCATTGGCCGCTAATATCTTTTCAAATGAGCTTTAGATTAGGTACCTTTCAGGTAAACAGGTTGCTGACTCTTCATAACACCAATAAACTCACAAGGAATAACGCGGCCCTGAACATTAAGGAAGAAAAAGTTAGCAACCAGACACACAGGACATAAACCAAAGTACCAAATTAATCATCTGAAGGTCAgcaatgtgcttggtcctcCTTCACAAACAACAAGAAAACTAAAGGTTCTGTATATCATTTTTCATGCTAACCTAAAAGAATGTTCAGATCACCTGGTGAATTAGTTGGTAAAAGCTGTGCTGACCGTTTGTTCCGGGTTCACCAAAGTCAATTTCACCGGTCTCAAAGGGAAGAATTACACCATCAATTGATACACCCTTGCCGTCACTTTCCATGCTAAcctaaattgaagaaaaaattggaAGTTGTAAGTCCAGTTAACATAAAAATGCGCTAACATAAAAATGCAGATAGAGGAGTGGTGAACTTGCCTGTTGAATGTGCGGAGCAAGCTTCTCCAGTGCTTGGGAGTACGGTAAGATAGCCTAAGGAATAAGCAGCAACAAGTAAAAACACAAAGCTCATTGATGCTTACAAATATGAAGTCTGGAAAGGATAAAGTAAGACTCACTCTTGCAGGATATCCAAGAAATGAAACATTCCAAATGCTCAACAGACCTAAAAGAACCTGAAGCAGGGATGAAACGTTAGATAACACATCCCCATTATATCACAAGGCAATCAAATCTATATATACAGGGAACACACCAAAATGATGAAAAGAAGGGacaaaatagtaaaaaaaaaaaaaaaaattcaaaagaaacaCCACCCCACATAGAGAAGTAGTTACTGATTTCTTTTTCAAAGAattattttgaatcattaataaagacgaacaaaatataaaagagcCAATTGTCACAAGCGTTAGTGTGTGGCAAGGGGCTAGTTCTACAATAATTATGACAATACAAACTTCAGGTACTTACAGGTATATTTTTCTCAAATGGTGTTGAGTAGAAGTGTTGGTCAATGCTAGAAGCTCCCTTTAAGAACCTTTGATTAGGAAATATAACATCCGCATTAGTATACACAAAGATCATATTTCACCAACTAATGAATTAAGCACGTTATGCGCCCTATCTAAAATATTTTCGtcagtatttatttatttattttctggcAGGAGGAATCTGTGTCCATAATTTTGACTCAAAATCCTGTTTCAGAAATCACACAGATAAAAAGTGTTTCTCAAGTACATACATTTACTAAAGAAACGAGAACGCAACAGCACTACAAACTGCAACCAGCAATTCAAAAATACTAAATAAACATCAAGGTAGCTGCATATATTGTCTacacaaaaaggaaaataactTAACCACTATATCGGCCACCAACCCAGTCCCAAAATGCAAAAGCATTTTTTGGGTCAATTCCAAACTTCTCTACAAGCTGAAAAAGAAAGACACAAGATAAAATGAGTGGATATCTAGACCTAGACCTGGCATTTCGAACtcaacccgttaacccgacccgacccattaatattagtatttgggtggatgcttaacgggtcgggtcgttaACGGGTGAAtccgttaacaacccgttaaataacgggtcactttgggtcaacccgttagacccgttaaCACCTGTTAGCACCcattagttgaggatattttagtaattttagtaaagttttaatcacaaaaaataaactttattaaaaaaaaaaaattgttaacgagtgaaacgggtgacccgttagttTAACGGGTTAGGTTCGGATAACCCGTTAACTTAACAGGTCGGGTTcgggtcgggttgaacccgacccaaacccaataaacccaacCCATTTACAGGTCTATCTAGACCTTAAAACTTCATTGCGGATTTTAACTCGAGAGCCTAAGTCTGCCAAGAATTCCATCTAAAAAAATAACCTCAGTCCTAATGGTCTTGATAAATTGCATCAGCATTGGAAATttgaaaccaaaaagaaaaaacttagaATTTAGAATGACAAATGACTAATGAAAAATagttaacaaaaataaataataatctcAGTATACCTGAGATTATATTGTGCTACGATGCCATTTTGTTCAAGGTAAGTTGCAAAAGGGCCCTTGTGTTGTCCAACCTCAGTGTACCTGCCAAAATACTCACCACCTCTATCGGATCTCAcaattttaatgtgtttttCAAGTTGTTTTTCAACCTCTAAATGAAAAGATTTAAAACACTCCAAAGCTTCCGATTTTTCCGAGATGAGATAAACATATGCATAacgtgaaaaatcatcaatgaaggatATGAAATATGATTTTCCACAAATGGTTTTGTTTGGAAAAGGTCCACATATGTCAGTATGTATAATTTCTAGCAGGGATTGACTACGATTTGAACCTAGTTTCCTAGTGTTGGTGAGTTTTCCTTTGAAACAGTCGACACATTCTTTGAAGTCACTAAAATCAAGTTGCGGcaacatgttttgttttgacaaGGTGATGATTCTTTCTTTAGATATGTGTCCCAACCTTTTATGGCAAAGCATTGAGGATTTTTCAGAAGTGGACAATAATTTTGAACCAACAGCTTGAACACTAAAGCATTCATTTTTATATGAACAGTCTAGTTGCCACATATCGATTTCAAGAAAAGCTTTCCCAAGCAATTTATTAATATTACTCGAATGATAAAACTTTACACAATGATCGTCACCAACAAAGGTAAAGCCTGACCTAGCTAACTTAGATGCAGAAATCAAATTCCTTCTCATGGAAGGTACATAAAGTACTGGACTTAATTCTAAAACAAAACCAG includes:
- the LOC126633438 gene encoding deoxyuridine 5'-triphosphate nucleotidohydrolase-like isoform X2 encodes the protein MAQQDAQKGSHEVREPTPTIARLHENSDVSGNAAPFFRVKKLSEKAVLPARGSPLSAGYDLSSATETKVPARGKALVPTDLSIEVPEGTYARIEPRSGLAWNHSIDVGAGVIDADYRGPVGVVLFNSSDVDFEIKEGDRIAQLIIGKCITPNVVEVEDLDSTARGAGGFGSTGV
- the LOC126632510 gene encoding uncharacterized protein LOC126632510, which codes for MNTHYADFNMLNLINIEKLNGNNFKTWKQQIEMHLGMLEFDIAFKLPQPSAHADNSTTVQRDLFAKWERANQMSLLIMQNAMEEHVRGGIPACDLAKAYMDKVEEKFKRSDKVETGSYLSAFINAKHDDVGSIREHLFKLVNISNKLNALDIGITDQFLVHMALHSLSSDYEQIKVNYNTQKKTWSINELIAICCQEEERMKRTKIETINVVQVEKGQGKAIIPYKNNNYKGSKPHNAGSHFPSKKNAKHSIVFAKNNVASTSIGLRPNAIHLKKCYYCQSTEHLRKNCPGFKGWLIKKGISKPE
- the LOC126633438 gene encoding deoxyuridine 5'-triphosphate nucleotidohydrolase-like isoform X1, which codes for MAQQDAQKGSHEVREPTPTIARLHENSDVSGNAAPFFRVKKLSEKAVLPARGSPLSAGYDLSSATETKVPARGKALVPTDLSIEVPEGTYARIEPRSGLAWNHSIDVGAGVIDADYRGPVGVVLFNSSDVDFEIKEGDRIAQLIIGKCITPNVVEVEDLDSTAGGAGGFGPTGV